The following proteins are co-located in the Tachysurus vachellii isolate PV-2020 chromosome 19, HZAU_Pvac_v1, whole genome shotgun sequence genome:
- the phc2a gene encoding polyhomeotic-like protein 2 isoform X3 codes for MTSGSGNNAPTVTGSTPHNGQSKTPQAIVKPQILTHVIEGFVIQEGAEPFPVERPSLLLENVKKNKQQQQCHSDMEKKVQDAHTADSEMEDLSQQDLKNMQKEPTLSCELCGKVDFAYNFKRSKRFCSTVCAKRYNVGCTKRMGLFPRRPTPENPKKPKASSNHNTNSEAKKQNPSTQTGPVGSAPSPHLTQLCHGESSQCSDMSSYDEPLSPLSVASSGAQRLRKERGADHSEDHSRELPLLTQPFMPSDPAKWNVEEVYEFICSLPGCQEIAEEFRAQEIDGQALLLLKEDHLMSTMNIKLGPALKIFARISMLKDS; via the exons ATGACTTCGGGCAGCGGGAACAACGCGCCCACAGTGACCGGCAGCACCCCGCACAACGGCCAAAGCAAAACCCCACAAGCCATCGTCAAGCCCCAGATCCTCACGCATGTAATTGAGGGCTTTGTTATCCAGGAGGGAGCAGAGCCGTTCCCC GTGGAACGACCGTCGTTGCTTCTCGAGAACGTCaaaaagaacaaacagcagcagcagtgccACTCGGACATGGAGAAGAAGGTTCAAGATGCTCACACAGCAGACTCCGAGATGGAGGATCTCTCACAGCAAg ATTTGAAGAATATGCAGAAGGAACCAACGCTCTCTTGTGAACTGTGTGGGAAAGTCGACTTCGCTTATAACTTCAAGAGATCAAAGCGTTTCTgttctacagtatgtgcaaaaag GTATAACGTGGGATGCACAAAGCGAATGGGTCTTTTTCCGAGACGGCCAACTCCAGAGAACCCCAAGAAGCCAAAGGCCTCCAGTAATCACAACACTAACTCAGAGGCCAAAAAACAA AATCCCAGCACTCAGACAGGCCCAGTGGGCTCAGCACCCTCGCCGCATCTCACACAGCTGTGTCACGGGGAATCCAGCCAGTGTTCGGACATGTCGAGTTATGACGAGCCTCTGTCTCCCCTGTCCGTAGCCAGCTCTGGAGCTCAGAGGCTGCGAAAGGAGAGAGGAGCAGATCATAGCGAGGACCACAGCAGGGAGCTGCCCCTCCTTACCCAGCCCTTCATGCCCAGCGACCCTGCCAAATGGAACGTGGAGGAAGTTTACGAGTTTATCTGCTCACTACCAG GCTGCCAGGAGATAGCTGAGGAGTTCCGTGCTCAGGAGATTGATGGCCAAGCCTTGCTGTTACTGAAAGAAGACCATCTCATGAGCACCATGAACATCAAACTAGGGCCTGCACTGAAAATCTTTGCTCGCATCAGTATGCTAAAAGACTCCTAG